A window of Candidatus Vicinibacter proximus contains these coding sequences:
- a CDS encoding peptidylprolyl isomerase — translation MIKFLPKLLIVLLALSCNTKKSGNFALIETSYGNMKVRLYDSTPKHKANFIKLVEQKFYDGTLFHRVINNFMIQGGDPDSKNAASGQPLGSGGPGYTIDAEISKFHFKGALCAARQGDQVNPQKKSSGSQFYIVQGQPMDAAQLQMLALQKGINYTESDIKKYSTLGGTPFLDGDYTVFGEVVEGLDVIDKIAAVQGDQMNRPLADIKMTVKLVD, via the coding sequence ATGATAAAATTTTTACCAAAACTGCTAATTGTATTATTAGCCCTTTCCTGCAACACTAAAAAATCAGGAAACTTTGCACTGATTGAAACCAGTTATGGAAATATGAAAGTCAGGCTTTACGATTCTACCCCAAAGCACAAGGCCAATTTTATAAAACTGGTTGAGCAGAAGTTTTATGATGGTACCCTGTTCCACAGAGTAATTAATAATTTTATGATTCAAGGTGGTGATCCGGATTCTAAAAATGCAGCTTCAGGTCAACCACTTGGATCTGGTGGACCTGGATATACCATCGATGCTGAAATAAGCAAGTTCCATTTTAAAGGAGCGCTATGTGCCGCCAGACAGGGTGATCAGGTAAACCCGCAGAAAAAATCATCAGGCTCCCAATTTTACATCGTCCAAGGTCAACCAATGGATGCTGCCCAATTACAAATGTTGGCCCTACAAAAAGGAATAAACTACACTGAATCAGACATAAAGAAATATTCAACGCTTGGGGGAACTCCATTTTTAGATGGGGACTACACCGTTTTTGGTGAAGTGGTGGAAGGATTGGATGTAATCGATAAAATTGCAGCAGTCCAGGGCGATCAAATGAACAGACCACTTGCAGATATTAAAATGACTGTTAAACTTGTAGATTAG